A stretch of the Vagococcus xieshaowenii genome encodes the following:
- a CDS encoding PH domain-containing protein: MGFLTKKRRLFPITVFKRLNNASGFFFKPFELIQVSIETAGGDTEKAEANFPVIKEEILHLIEHYRQCDQNSYLNSDVREADQESKQFSSFSKDNSEAYSISNQEIFVFSLTDLGMIPAIFTVFFFLQEYLPKKWFDQLSQRSIELFQAGWLLAIVFILFALVLIGIVSIVRNMTKYYRFSASRTAQTLMIERGLFERKHQTIPLAKIQGIKIKQQLMRKVFGLASVELTLAGGQSSDDTDTDSHTLYLLPIIQERDVFTILNQLLPEWQFEKPMIQFVGRQQMWYFLRWKLLIVLCISAIISYFSLWVGSLVGSFLLLMTLTNASLGAYYQGYALQSSKRLCVQTFRFFTKTQIFIEQDKVQAFSQKTSKWLVKKQIGHVSMWLKSTLINEEIRLKYLNDDDSSRLKLFYREKE, translated from the coding sequence ATGGGATTTTTAACAAAAAAGAGACGATTATTCCCTATAACCGTATTCAAACGCTTAAACAACGCCAGTGGTTTTTTTTTCAAACCGTTTGAATTGATTCAGGTATCCATTGAAACAGCGGGTGGAGATACTGAGAAAGCGGAAGCGAACTTTCCTGTGATAAAGGAAGAGATACTTCATTTGATTGAACATTATCGACAGTGTGATCAGAACAGTTATTTGAATAGTGATGTACGAGAGGCTGATCAAGAAAGTAAGCAGTTTTCGTCATTTTCTAAAGATAATTCAGAAGCATATTCAATTTCTAATCAAGAAATTTTCGTTTTTTCATTAACTGATTTAGGCATGATTCCAGCAATTTTTACTGTTTTTTTCTTTCTTCAAGAATATTTACCGAAAAAATGGTTTGATCAGCTTAGCCAGAGGTCCATTGAATTATTTCAAGCAGGATGGTTATTAGCAATCGTTTTTATTTTGTTTGCATTAGTGTTAATTGGTATTGTTAGCATTGTTAGAAATATGACTAAATATTATCGATTTAGTGCCTCACGTACCGCTCAAACGTTAATGATTGAACGAGGGTTGTTTGAAAGAAAACATCAAACCATTCCTTTAGCTAAGATTCAAGGAATCAAAATCAAACAGCAACTTATGAGAAAGGTATTTGGCTTAGCTAGTGTAGAATTGACACTTGCGGGTGGACAGTCTTCAGATGATACGGATACAGATAGTCATACACTGTATTTATTGCCGATTATACAAGAAAGAGATGTTTTTACTATTTTGAATCAATTATTACCAGAATGGCAATTTGAAAAGCCGATGATTCAATTTGTAGGTCGTCAGCAGATGTGGTATTTTCTACGTTGGAAATTATTAATCGTACTGTGCATAAGTGCAATTATTAGCTATTTTTCTTTATGGGTGGGTAGTTTAGTAGGTAGTTTCTTATTACTTATGACGCTTACAAATGCTTCACTTGGGGCTTATTATCAAGGATATGCGTTGCAATCTTCAAAGCGATTGTGCGTCCAAACCTTTCGTTTTTTTACTAAGACACAAATATTTATTGAGCAAGATAAAGTACAAGCCTTTTCTCAAAAGACAAGTAAATGGTTAGTAAAAAAACAAATAGGTCATGTAAGTATGTGGCTTAAATCGACATTGATAAACGAAGAAATTCGGTTGAAGTATCTTAATGATGATGACAGCAGTAGATTGAAACTTTTTTATAGAGAGAAAGAATAG
- a CDS encoding helix-turn-helix domain-containing protein produces the protein MKNLGSTLRIIREEKSFSKEMLSQGICSLEVLERLEVENTVPSLSLLRKICDRLSVTIDDVMALCEVNASNNEDILSKPEWFTILEHYLITKQYVRLNEAANRVLSETDDLSILENQLLMYYRGAYEMVYERNMETAFKYFSRSLNYTYQEDSSHPSDLEVILMTLLGYIHHRWGEADRAQELIEKSFELYIKHHSFSMKIRLSQLFYFQSMYQLELSLPQEAMEITDVGISWCRKMMNMYLLEDLLYIKGMALEDLNRLDEATFFVELANNLHVLETSGEVINF, from the coding sequence ATGAAAAATTTAGGAAGTACGTTAAGAATAATTCGTGAAGAAAAATCTTTTTCTAAAGAGATGCTTTCACAGGGGATTTGTAGCTTAGAAGTGTTAGAACGACTTGAAGTTGAAAATACTGTACCTTCACTGTCTTTATTAAGAAAGATTTGTGACCGTTTATCGGTAACGATTGATGATGTCATGGCGCTTTGTGAAGTTAACGCGTCTAATAATGAGGATATTTTATCCAAGCCGGAATGGTTTACTATTTTGGAGCATTATTTAATTACTAAACAATATGTACGATTAAACGAAGCCGCCAATCGTGTGTTATCAGAAACGGATGATTTAAGTATTTTAGAGAATCAATTGTTAATGTACTATCGAGGTGCTTATGAGATGGTTTATGAACGTAATATGGAAACAGCTTTTAAATATTTCTCAAGATCCCTGAATTATACCTATCAAGAAGACTCATCACATCCAAGTGACCTAGAAGTTATTTTAATGACGCTACTCGGATATATTCATCATCGATGGGGAGAAGCAGATAGAGCACAAGAGTTGATTGAGAAAAGCTTTGAATTATATATTAAACATCATTCTTTTAGCATGAAAATTAGATTATCTCAGTTATTTTATTTTCAATCAATGTATCAATTAGAACTTTCATTGCCTCAAGAAGCAATGGAAATTACGGATGTAGGGATTTCATGGTGCCGAAAAATGATGAATATGTACTTGCTAGAAGATCTGCTCTATATAAAAGGCATGGCTTTAGAAGATTTGAATCGTTTGGATGAGGCAACTTTTTTTGTTGAATTAGCCAATAATTTACATGTATTAGAAACAAGTGGAGAAGTGATTAATTTTTAG
- the pepV gene encoding dipeptidase PepV: MTTIDWTKEVECRKEALLEDLFGLLRVPSVREDDKATADAPVGPGPKEALLHFLALGERDGFVTKNVENIAGHIEFGAGDETLGIFSHVDVVPVGTGWDTDPFEPVIKDGRIYARGSSDDKGPSMAAYYAIKMIKDLGLPTSKRIRLIIGTDEESSWKCVDRYLEVEETPDFGFAPDAEFPIINGEKGNVTVSLNLAGDNEGAIKLVIFKAGLRPNMVPESGTAVLEVKDTDVLASIATDLEKYVAAQGISGEVTIDGSTVTVFVKGKSAHGASPHLGINGGTHLANFLNQYAFEGNAKTYINTIATFLHDDTKGEKIGVAITDDIMGELSLNVGVFNFDATSEVNSVLLNMRYPKGTDEATIGQQIAESLASTDFSVEVLEGGKGPHYVPEDDELVKTLLSVYEEHTGLKGHGQVIGGGTFGRLLERGVAYGAMFPDSIDTMHQANEFMALDDLFRATAIYADAIYRLVK, encoded by the coding sequence ATGACAACAATTGATTGGACAAAAGAAGTTGAGTGTCGTAAAGAGGCATTATTAGAGGATTTATTTGGTTTATTACGTGTACCAAGTGTACGTGAAGACGATAAAGCAACAGCAGATGCACCAGTTGGACCTGGACCTAAAGAAGCATTGTTACACTTTTTAGCATTAGGGGAACGTGACGGTTTTGTGACTAAAAACGTTGAAAATATTGCAGGACATATTGAATTTGGTGCTGGAGATGAAACATTAGGTATTTTCAGTCACGTGGATGTGGTGCCTGTTGGAACTGGTTGGGATACCGATCCTTTTGAACCAGTAATTAAAGATGGTCGTATCTATGCACGTGGTTCAAGTGATGATAAAGGCCCTTCAATGGCTGCTTACTATGCCATCAAAATGATTAAAGACCTAGGCTTACCAACTTCTAAACGTATTCGTTTAATTATCGGAACTGATGAAGAAAGTAGCTGGAAATGTGTAGACCGTTATTTAGAAGTTGAAGAAACACCAGATTTCGGTTTTGCTCCAGATGCTGAGTTCCCAATTATTAATGGGGAAAAAGGTAACGTGACAGTTTCGTTAAATCTTGCTGGAGACAATGAAGGGGCAATTAAATTAGTTATCTTCAAAGCTGGCTTACGTCCTAACATGGTACCTGAATCAGGAACAGCTGTCTTAGAAGTAAAAGATACCGATGTATTAGCTTCAATAGCAACTGATTTAGAAAAATACGTAGCAGCACAAGGTATTTCAGGTGAAGTGACCATTGATGGCTCAACTGTGACAGTTTTTGTTAAAGGTAAATCAGCACATGGAGCAAGCCCACATCTAGGAATTAATGGTGGTACACACTTAGCAAACTTCTTAAATCAATATGCTTTTGAAGGGAATGCTAAAACATATATCAATACAATCGCAACTTTCTTACACGATGACACAAAAGGTGAGAAAATTGGTGTGGCAATCACAGATGATATTATGGGTGAGTTATCACTTAACGTTGGGGTATTCAACTTTGATGCAACAAGTGAAGTGAACTCAGTTCTATTGAATATGCGTTATCCAAAAGGAACAGATGAAGCAACAATTGGCCAACAAATTGCTGAAAGCTTAGCTTCAACTGATTTTTCAGTAGAAGTACTAGAAGGCGGTAAAGGACCGCACTATGTACCAGAAGATGACGAATTAGTAAAAACATTATTATCAGTATACGAAGAACACACTGGTCTAAAAGGTCATGGTCAAGTAATTGGTGGTGGTACATTCGGTCGTTTATTAGAACGAGGCGTAGCGTATGGGGCTATGTTCCCAGATAGCATTGATACAATGCACCAAGCAAATGAATTCATGGCATTGGACGATTTATTCCGTGCAACAGCGATTTATGCCGATGCAATTTATCGTTTAGTGAAATAA
- the zwf gene encoding glucose-6-phosphate dehydrogenase produces the protein MNQEQIALFTIFGATGDLAHRKLYPSLFRLFRKGFINEHFAVIGTARREWSDAYYREIVASSIASLNPTQEETEKFASHFYYQAHDVTDTSHYTSLKTLADKLDEKYNLKGNRLFYLAMAPNFFGTIVNHLSSEKIMTDNGFNRLVIEKPFGTSYETAAELNEQIRAVFSEDQIFRIDHYLGKEMIQNISAVRFGNNIFESLWNNRYIDNIQVTLAEDLGVEERGGYYDKSGALKDMIQNHILQVVALLAMEAPNNFTEKEIRDEKIKALNAVKIYNEQEALDNFVRGQYAANHFNNKDIIAYTDEPNVNPTSRTETFVAGKLEINNFRWKGVPFYIRTGKQLSTKAARINVVFKPTPANIFSEEDICQTLPQNILTIYIQPTEGFSLTLNGKEPGPGFEIDPVKLDFRTPTDVVENSPEAYEKLILDALQGDATNFTHWDEVSQSWRIVDVVRKAWDNDTTPIPTYPAGTMGPTEAFELIAKDHHEWVYQPDQWYKERGLLN, from the coding sequence ATGAATCAAGAACAAATTGCTTTATTTACCATTTTTGGTGCCACAGGCGACTTAGCTCACCGAAAATTATATCCTTCTCTCTTCAGACTATTCCGCAAAGGATTTATTAACGAACATTTTGCAGTTATCGGAACAGCTAGACGTGAATGGTCAGATGCATATTATCGTGAAATCGTTGCTTCGTCTATCGCTAGTTTAAATCCAACCCAAGAAGAAACCGAAAAATTCGCTTCACATTTTTATTACCAAGCACATGATGTGACGGATACGTCTCACTATACAAGTCTAAAAACTTTAGCGGACAAATTAGACGAAAAATACAATTTAAAAGGAAATCGTCTATTCTATTTAGCAATGGCACCTAACTTTTTTGGAACAATTGTTAATCATTTAAGTTCTGAAAAGATTATGACAGATAATGGCTTTAATCGTTTAGTTATCGAAAAACCTTTTGGAACCAGCTATGAAACAGCTGCTGAATTAAATGAACAAATTCGTGCAGTCTTTTCAGAAGATCAAATTTTCCGTATTGATCATTATTTAGGTAAAGAAATGATTCAAAATATTTCTGCCGTGCGTTTTGGTAACAACATTTTTGAATCTCTATGGAATAATCGCTACATTGATAATATCCAAGTGACTTTAGCTGAAGATTTAGGGGTTGAAGAACGTGGAGGCTATTACGATAAAAGTGGTGCTTTAAAAGATATGATTCAAAACCATATTTTACAAGTAGTCGCTCTTTTGGCGATGGAAGCTCCAAATAATTTTACCGAAAAAGAAATTCGTGATGAAAAAATAAAAGCCTTAAATGCTGTAAAAATTTATAACGAGCAAGAAGCCTTAGACAACTTTGTTCGTGGCCAGTATGCCGCTAACCACTTTAACAACAAAGATATCATCGCTTATACAGATGAGCCTAATGTCAATCCTACTTCACGTACCGAAACATTTGTCGCAGGTAAACTAGAAATCAACAACTTCCGCTGGAAAGGTGTGCCGTTTTATATTAGAACAGGTAAACAATTATCTACCAAAGCCGCTCGTATTAACGTAGTATTCAAACCAACACCTGCAAACATCTTCTCTGAAGAAGATATTTGCCAAACATTACCACAAAATATATTAACTATTTATATCCAACCAACTGAAGGGTTCTCTCTTACATTAAATGGAAAAGAACCTGGACCTGGCTTTGAAATTGATCCTGTAAAATTAGATTTCCGTACACCAACCGATGTAGTAGAAAATAGCCCTGAAGCGTATGAAAAGTTAATATTAGATGCTTTACAAGGCGATGCGACTAACTTTACACACTGGGATGAAGTGTCTCAATCGTGGCGTATTGTTGATGTTGTGAGAAAAGCTTGGGACAATGATACTACACCTATCCCAACTTACCCAGCTGGAACAATGGGACCGACTGAAGCATTTGAGTTAATTGCCAAAGACCATCATGAATGGGTTTATCAACCTGATCAATGGTACAAAGAACGTGGCTTATTAAACTAA
- the nagA gene encoding N-acetylglucosamine-6-phosphate deacetylase, protein MKYYVYADKFFLKSGTVGPAYLEVEDGVFGNVVNEIPEGAEVVDYSGKWIAPGLVDTHIHGYMNHDVMDNDPEGIKIMSEALLSCGVTSYLPTTLTSDHELLTNVARTIGEVADEVDGAKIQGIYFEGPFFTEKYKGAQNPAYMSDPSLEIFNKWQEESGGRIKKIALAPEREGVAEFVREVTNQGVVVALGHSDATVAQAQVAAENGASVFVHAFNGMSGLHHREPGMVGAVMTLHDVYAELICDGHHVHPKAVDVLIKTKGHDHIALITDCMMAGGMPDGEYMLGEFPVVVAEGTARMAEGNLAGSILKLKEALKNVVEWGVATPEQAVMMASLIPAVSCNIEDKCGSITPGREADFIVLSPTMDLEATYLDGVVRYEA, encoded by the coding sequence ATGAAATATTATGTTTATGCAGATAAATTTTTCTTAAAAAGTGGAACAGTAGGACCAGCGTATTTAGAGGTAGAAGATGGCGTATTTGGTAATGTTGTTAACGAAATTCCTGAAGGGGCAGAAGTTGTTGATTATTCAGGTAAATGGATTGCGCCAGGCCTAGTTGATACGCACATTCACGGATATATGAACCATGATGTCATGGATAACGATCCAGAGGGTATTAAAATTATGTCAGAAGCTTTACTTTCTTGTGGGGTGACGTCTTATTTACCGACAACATTAACGTCTGATCATGAGTTATTAACAAACGTTGCACGTACCATTGGTGAAGTAGCCGATGAAGTAGATGGAGCTAAAATTCAAGGGATTTATTTTGAAGGACCATTCTTTACTGAAAAATATAAAGGAGCCCAAAATCCTGCTTACATGAGTGACCCTAGTTTAGAAATCTTTAACAAATGGCAAGAAGAATCAGGTGGACGCATTAAGAAAATCGCTTTAGCACCAGAGCGCGAAGGTGTTGCGGAATTCGTCCGTGAAGTAACTAATCAAGGAGTAGTTGTTGCGTTAGGTCATAGTGATGCGACGGTTGCTCAAGCACAAGTAGCCGCTGAGAATGGTGCCAGTGTGTTTGTTCATGCTTTTAACGGAATGAGTGGTTTACACCACCGTGAACCAGGAATGGTCGGTGCGGTGATGACGTTACATGATGTCTATGCAGAGTTGATTTGTGATGGTCACCACGTCCATCCTAAAGCGGTAGATGTATTGATTAAGACAAAAGGTCATGATCATATTGCGTTGATTACTGACTGTATGATGGCTGGAGGAATGCCTGATGGTGAATATATGTTAGGTGAATTCCCAGTAGTTGTGGCTGAAGGAACAGCACGTATGGCAGAAGGTAACTTGGCCGGAAGTATTTTAAAATTAAAAGAAGCATTGAAAAATGTTGTTGAGTGGGGTGTTGCTACACCAGAACAAGCAGTAATGATGGCTTCTTTAATTCCAGCAGTTAGCTGTAATATTGAAGATAAATGTGGTTCAATTACGCCAGGTCGTGAGGCAGATTTCATCGTATTATCACCAACTATGGACTTAGAAGCGACATATTTGGACGGAGTAGTAAGATACGAAGCATAA
- a CDS encoding metal-dependent transcriptional regulator: MTPNKEDYLKLMYELGAYRNKISNKSIVAGLNVSPASVSEMVSKLEKDNLVTHTPYQGVQLTEQGMIYASSLIRKHRLWEVFLVEHLNYSWEEVHVEAEILEHATSDILSNRLESFLNNPEFCPHGGIIPSLDTFIEEPNQLSLNTRSEQDRVVIKRVLDETELLEYLAEIGLQINDIVTIKKIGAYEGPIILTNEHGKDVMISYKAASNVFIDVL; the protein is encoded by the coding sequence ATGACTCCCAATAAAGAAGATTACCTAAAACTCATGTATGAATTAGGGGCATATCGTAATAAAATAAGTAATAAATCAATCGTTGCTGGCTTGAATGTTTCTCCTGCTTCAGTAAGTGAAATGGTTTCTAAATTAGAAAAAGACAATCTTGTAACACATACTCCTTATCAAGGCGTACAATTAACCGAACAAGGCATGATTTATGCTAGCTCATTAATTAGAAAACATCGCCTATGGGAAGTGTTCCTCGTTGAACATTTAAACTATTCATGGGAGGAAGTCCATGTTGAAGCTGAAATATTAGAACATGCAACATCTGATATTTTAAGCAATCGTTTAGAAAGTTTCTTAAATAATCCAGAATTTTGTCCACATGGTGGCATTATTCCGTCGTTAGATACCTTTATTGAAGAACCTAATCAATTATCTCTAAATACTAGAAGTGAACAAGACCGTGTCGTCATTAAACGCGTACTAGATGAGACGGAATTACTAGAATATTTGGCCGAGATTGGCCTACAAATTAACGATATCGTTACTATCAAAAAAATTGGGGCATACGAAGGACCAATCATCTTAACAAATGAGCACGGGAAAGACGTAATGATTAGCTACAAAGCAGCATCTAATGTCTTTATCGATGTGCTTTAA
- a CDS encoding pyridoxal phosphate-dependent aminotransferase, whose product MKKFDKSLKLEGVSYDVRGPVLDEAERMMENGIKILRLNTGNPASFDFHAPDEIIRDLILNARNSEGYSDSKGIFSARKAIEQDCQLKGFHNVTINDIYTGNGVSELITMSMQGLLDKGDEILVPMPDYPLWTASVSLASGTPVHYICDEEAEWYPDIEDIKSKITPRTKGIVIINPNNPTGALYPRELLEELVAIAREHQLILFADEIYDRLVMDGLEHVPVASIAPDVFVVSFNGLSKSHRVAGFRVGWMVLSGDKTHVKGYIEGLNMLASMRLCSNVLSQQIVQTALGGYQSVDKLLLPGGRIYEQREFIYKAINDIPGLSAVKPKAAFYMFPKIDTKKFNIKNDEQFVLDFLHQKRTLLVHGGGFNWKEPDHFRIVYLPRVEELKYMAEDMADFLQTYKQK is encoded by the coding sequence ATGAAAAAGTTTGATAAATCATTAAAATTAGAAGGTGTAAGTTATGATGTACGCGGTCCGGTTTTAGATGAAGCCGAGCGTATGATGGAGAATGGCATAAAAATTCTAAGACTTAATACAGGAAATCCTGCTTCTTTTGATTTCCATGCACCAGATGAAATTATTCGTGATTTAATTCTAAATGCACGTAATTCAGAAGGGTATTCTGATTCTAAAGGGATTTTTTCAGCGCGTAAGGCAATTGAACAAGATTGCCAACTGAAAGGGTTTCATAATGTGACGATCAATGATATTTACACGGGAAATGGTGTAAGTGAGTTGATTACGATGAGTATGCAAGGATTATTAGACAAAGGGGATGAAATATTGGTTCCTATGCCCGATTATCCTTTGTGGACGGCGTCGGTTTCACTAGCTAGTGGAACGCCTGTTCATTATATTTGTGATGAAGAAGCTGAGTGGTACCCAGATATTGAAGATATTAAGAGCAAAATCACACCTAGAACAAAAGGAATTGTGATTATTAATCCTAATAACCCAACAGGTGCTTTATATCCACGTGAACTGTTGGAAGAGCTTGTAGCAATTGCTCGTGAACATCAATTGATTTTATTTGCAGATGAAATTTATGATCGATTGGTCATGGATGGTTTAGAACACGTACCGGTTGCTAGTATTGCGCCTGATGTTTTTGTTGTAAGTTTTAATGGTTTATCTAAATCACATCGTGTAGCAGGATTCCGTGTGGGTTGGATGGTATTGAGTGGTGATAAAACGCATGTGAAAGGTTATATTGAAGGATTAAATATGTTAGCGTCGATGCGATTATGTTCAAATGTATTATCGCAACAAATTGTTCAAACTGCATTAGGTGGCTATCAAAGTGTGGATAAGTTACTATTGCCGGGAGGACGTATTTATGAACAAAGAGAGTTTATTTACAAAGCCATTAATGATATTCCAGGCTTAAGTGCTGTTAAACCTAAAGCCGCGTTTTATATGTTTCCTAAGATTGATACAAAGAAATTTAATATTAAAAACGACGAGCAATTTGTTTTAGATTTCTTGCATCAAAAACGTACGTTATTGGTTCATGGTGGCGGCTTTAATTGGAAAGAACCAGATCATTTCCGAATTGTTTACTTACCAAGAGTCGAAGAATTAAAGTATATGGCAGAGGATATGGCAGATTTCTTGCAAACATATAAGCAAAAATAG
- a CDS encoding acyl-[acyl-carrier-protein] thioesterase: protein MKYSQEHVVKYYECDANSRLTLPMLLNIVIDTSEAQSALIERDSDYVKHLGITWVITEHDLHITRLPSTNEKIIVTTEAKEHNKYFCYRYFWLHDEEGNELVNMMTTFVLMDMTTRKMVSVPKELIEPYQSEKIKTIKRGEAFPTLTQKPERSLFDVHFSDIDTNQHVNNSRYLGWMVDSLSYDTLTMYQPRHATIRFIKETHCGEKIESLHDIIEQTTQDSSLTSVHGLNVDGNKCAEGIIKWRKQG, encoded by the coding sequence ATGAAGTATAGTCAAGAACATGTAGTGAAATATTATGAATGTGACGCGAATAGCCGGTTAACGTTACCAATGCTATTAAACATAGTGATTGATACATCTGAAGCGCAAAGTGCCTTAATCGAACGTGATAGTGATTACGTGAAACACTTAGGGATTACATGGGTTATTACCGAACATGATCTTCATATTACACGATTACCAAGTACAAATGAAAAAATCATTGTGACAACAGAAGCCAAGGAGCACAATAAGTATTTTTGTTACCGTTATTTTTGGTTGCATGATGAAGAAGGTAATGAATTAGTCAATATGATGACGACGTTTGTATTGATGGATATGACCACTAGAAAAATGGTGAGTGTTCCAAAAGAGTTGATTGAGCCTTATCAAAGTGAAAAAATTAAAACGATTAAACGTGGGGAAGCTTTTCCAACATTAACGCAAAAGCCTGAACGTTCATTGTTTGATGTTCATTTCTCAGATATTGATACGAATCAACATGTTAATAATTCTCGTTATTTAGGCTGGATGGTGGATAGTCTATCATATGATACGTTGACAATGTATCAGCCCAGACACGCCACTATTCGTTTTATTAAAGAGACACATTGTGGAGAAAAAATTGAAAGTCTACATGACATTATAGAGCAAACAACTCAAGATAGTTCACTGACTAGTGTTCATGGATTAAATGTTGATGGGAATAAATGCGCTGAAGGTATAATTAAATGGCGCAAACAGGGATAA
- a CDS encoding PH domain-containing protein, with the protein MSNKQHFHPMALLVRFVQLAKRWLFLLIIVYINLRNSSYFLLIIGIFISVLVFVTIMDYVFSYYQVTDEHLVVYHGIFNKKETIIPYNRIQTLKQRQWFFFQTV; encoded by the coding sequence ATGTCTAATAAACAGCACTTTCATCCGATGGCGCTACTTGTTCGCTTTGTGCAGTTGGCTAAAAGATGGTTATTCCTGTTGATTATCGTTTATATTAATTTGAGGAACTCAAGTTATTTTCTTTTAATTATTGGAATATTTATATCAGTGTTAGTCTTCGTGACGATAATGGATTATGTTTTTAGCTATTATCAAGTAACGGATGAACATCTGGTGGTTTACCATGGGATTTTTAACAAAAAAGAGACGATTATTCCCTATAACCGTATTCAAACGCTTAAACAACGCCAGTGGTTTTTTTTTCAAACCGTTTGA
- a CDS encoding PH domain-containing protein, protein MDYPLLQHQMPERIKKVWLKSTLFTTLVCLVLGGIGVGVVWWFLQLKGIWLVLLISYFVVTCLISLINLILIPYRYNFHRYEVSPEDLSFQKGYIFREITYVPINRIQHIETEQGPFLRKEQLMEIIIHTAATSHKIEGLEIEEAKKLREQIINMIKVAEQDV, encoded by the coding sequence ATGGATTATCCGTTATTACAACATCAGATGCCTGAGCGTATTAAAAAAGTTTGGTTGAAAAGCACCCTATTTACAACATTAGTATGTTTGGTCTTAGGTGGTATTGGGGTGGGAGTTGTTTGGTGGTTTTTACAATTAAAAGGTATTTGGCTTGTGCTACTAATCAGTTATTTTGTTGTGACGTGTTTGATTAGTTTGATTAATTTAATACTAATTCCTTATCGTTACAACTTTCATCGCTACGAAGTATCTCCAGAAGATTTATCTTTTCAAAAAGGGTATATTTTTAGAGAGATAACGTATGTTCCTATTAACCGAATTCAGCATATTGAAACAGAGCAAGGTCCATTTCTAAGAAAAGAGCAGTTAATGGAAATTATCATTCATACTGCGGCAACTAGCCATAAAATTGAAGGACTAGAAATAGAGGAGGCAAAGAAGCTTCGTGAGCAAATAATTAACATGATAAAGGTGGCCGAACAAGATGTCTAA
- a CDS encoding YitT family protein — protein MNKPSFLTQTNHEYLKKVSVSVVVALMSSIALNVFWHPGGIYASGVTGIGQIIDTGLESILGINLPFSVIYYGLNIPLFIIAWCTLSKKFTIFTMIEVTLTAIALNIVPTTSLTTDPLLCAIFGGAINGFGVGLGLKNGVSTGGLDIIALSIRKKTGKSVGSIAIIFNVMIALIAGYLFGWRYGFYSVLSFFISGKVMDATYTKQQKMQVMIITKHPQEIIDALRKEMRRGVTIINDAKGAYDGEPQTVLFTVITAFEMHTLEEVMKETDPCAFVSISEKVRILGNFYDPGL, from the coding sequence ATGAACAAACCATCGTTTCTAACGCAAACTAATCATGAATATTTGAAAAAAGTAAGTGTCTCGGTCGTAGTTGCCTTGATGTCTTCGATTGCCTTGAATGTTTTTTGGCATCCCGGAGGTATTTATGCAAGTGGCGTGACCGGTATTGGACAAATTATTGATACAGGATTAGAGAGTATTCTGGGAATTAATCTGCCTTTTTCAGTTATTTATTATGGGTTAAATATTCCGTTATTTATTATTGCATGGTGTACGTTAAGTAAGAAATTCACTATTTTTACTATGATAGAAGTTACGCTTACGGCGATTGCCTTAAATATTGTCCCAACGACATCCTTAACAACAGATCCATTGTTATGTGCTATTTTTGGTGGTGCAATTAATGGGTTTGGGGTAGGATTAGGTTTGAAAAATGGTGTATCTACTGGTGGACTAGATATTATTGCGTTGTCTATTCGCAAAAAAACAGGTAAATCAGTGGGTTCAATTGCAATCATCTTTAATGTCATGATTGCTTTGATAGCAGGCTATCTGTTTGGTTGGCGTTATGGTTTTTATAGTGTTTTGAGTTTCTTTATTAGTGGTAAGGTAATGGATGCCACATATACCAAGCAACAAAAGATGCAAGTGATGATTATTACGAAACATCCACAAGAAATAATTGACGCATTGCGTAAAGAGATGCGTCGTGGGGTGACGATTATTAATGACGCTAAAGGTGCGTATGATGGTGAACCACAAACCGTGTTATTTACTGTTATCACAGCGTTTGAAATGCATACATTAGAAGAGGTAATGAAAGAAACAGATCCGTGTGCATTCGTAAGTATTTCAGAAAAAGTAAGAATTTTGGGTAATTTTTATGATCCAGGGTTATAA